A region from the Polaribacter sp. Hel1_33_78 genome encodes:
- a CDS encoding calcium/sodium antiporter, with the protein MNFLLIISGLILLILGGNWLLKSAVALSLKLDIPKIIIGMTVVSFATSAPELIVSINAALNGASDLALGNVIGSNITNLGLVLGITLLLGGMEVQKSFYTTDWPIMMIASVLLYFSLVGDKVITQNEGIILFSFLIIFLIFLLRFQKTAVVDEFTEDDEPLPLYKIVLFLVIGALGLWGGSELLIKGATTLAKDFGVTDRVIAVTVVSIGTSVPELAASIIAIVKKEKAISLGNLIGSNIFNILAVLGITSMITPIPVVDERLLTGDLFWMLGISFIILPLVFIPKGYRLNWKDGCLLLMAYFVFIYNTL; encoded by the coding sequence ATGAATTTTTTACTAATCATAAGTGGCTTAATTTTATTGATTTTGGGCGGAAACTGGCTACTAAAATCAGCTGTAGCATTATCCTTAAAATTAGATATTCCAAAAATAATTATTGGAATGACCGTGGTTTCTTTTGCAACTTCAGCGCCAGAACTTATAGTTAGCATAAACGCAGCGTTAAATGGTGCATCAGATTTAGCATTAGGGAACGTTATCGGCTCTAACATTACTAACTTAGGACTAGTTTTAGGGATTACTCTTTTGCTAGGTGGAATGGAAGTTCAAAAAAGTTTTTATACAACAGATTGGCCAATAATGATGATTGCATCTGTACTGCTCTACTTCTCTTTAGTTGGTGATAAAGTTATTACACAAAATGAGGGTATCATTTTGTTTTCTTTTTTAATCATCTTTTTAATATTTCTTTTACGTTTTCAAAAAACAGCAGTTGTGGATGAATTTACCGAAGACGATGAACCTTTACCACTTTACAAAATAGTTTTATTTCTTGTTATCGGGGCATTAGGACTTTGGGGAGGTTCAGAATTATTAATAAAAGGTGCAACAACTTTAGCTAAAGATTTTGGAGTTACAGATCGTGTAATTGCGGTTACTGTGGTTTCTATAGGTACAAGTGTACCAGAATTAGCAGCATCTATTATTGCAATAGTTAAGAAGGAAAAGGCCATTTCACTAGGAAATCTAATAGGCTCTAATATCTTTAATATTTTAGCAGTTTTAGGAATTACCTCCATGATAACGCCTATTCCTGTGGTGGATGAAAGATTGCTAACTGGTGATCTATTTTGGATGTTAGGAATTTCGTTTATTATTTTACCTTTAGTTTTTATACCAAAAGGTTATCGCTTAAACTGGAAAGATGGTTGTCTTTTATTAATGGCATATTTCGTTTTTATTTACAATACTTTATAA
- a CDS encoding MFS transporter, producing the protein MRKLYNNYISTFRGLSVEVWWLSLITFINRSGTMVIPFLSLYLNKSLNISLPDIGWIMSFFGLGSVIGAWLGGKLTDKIGYYKVMLGSLFLTGILFILLQFITTFEGFCAGIFIVMLVADAFRPAMFVALSAYSKPENKTRSVTLIRLAINLGFSAGPAIGGLIITGLGYQGLFWVDGVTCSLAAILLLQVLHPKKSKIQDEVKVDNPVSAYSDKAFWVFFIAMFIFGFVFLQYFSTMPLYYKDVHFLSELEIGLLMGFNGFFIFLFEMPLIKWLEDSKYSKVKLIAIGLFLVALSFVVVTLTSWLGILIVGMFLMTVGEMIAFPFSNAFAVERAKKGNQGEYMALYAIAFSIAHIFSHNTGMQMISKFGYKFTWNVMTILAMVGVLILFLLMTFLKKEKDLKGKID; encoded by the coding sequence ATGAGAAAATTGTACAACAATTACATTAGCACCTTTAGAGGGCTTTCAGTGGAAGTTTGGTGGTTGTCATTGATAACTTTTATCAATAGATCTGGAACAATGGTAATTCCTTTCTTATCATTATATCTAAATAAAAGTCTAAATATTTCTTTACCAGACATCGGTTGGATTATGTCTTTTTTTGGCTTGGGTTCCGTTATCGGTGCTTGGTTAGGCGGTAAGTTAACAGATAAGATAGGGTATTATAAAGTAATGTTAGGTAGTTTATTTTTAACAGGAATTTTATTTATTTTATTGCAATTTATTACCACTTTTGAGGGATTTTGTGCAGGGATATTTATAGTGATGTTGGTTGCAGATGCTTTTAGACCTGCAATGTTTGTGGCTTTAAGTGCATATAGTAAACCAGAGAATAAAACACGTTCAGTTACATTAATTCGGTTGGCAATTAATTTAGGTTTTTCTGCGGGTCCCGCAATTGGCGGTTTAATTATTACGGGGCTTGGATATCAAGGTTTATTTTGGGTGGATGGTGTTACTTGTTCCTTAGCGGCTATTTTATTATTACAAGTATTGCACCCGAAAAAATCAAAAATACAAGATGAAGTAAAAGTAGATAACCCAGTTTCTGCTTATTCAGATAAAGCTTTTTGGGTGTTTTTTATAGCAATGTTTATTTTCGGTTTTGTTTTTTTACAGTACTTCTCTACCATGCCTTTATATTATAAAGATGTTCATTTTTTATCAGAATTAGAAATTGGTTTGTTGATGGGCTTTAACGGTTTTTTTATCTTCCTGTTTGAAATGCCACTGATAAAGTGGTTGGAAGATTCAAAGTATTCTAAAGTTAAATTGATTGCCATTGGGTTGTTTTTAGTAGCGCTGAGTTTTGTTGTGGTAACTCTAACTTCTTGGCTTGGTATTTTAATTGTTGGAATGTTTTTGATGACAGTTGGCGAAATGATTGCATTTCCGTTTTCAAATGCCTTTGCTGTAGAGAGGGCTAAAAAAGGAAATCAGGGAGAATATATGGCTTTGTATGCTATCGCTTTTTCAATAGCTCACATTTTTAGTCATAATACAGGAATGCAAATGATAAGTAAATTCGGTTATAAATTTACTTGGAATGTTATGACAATTCTTGCAATGGTAGGTGTTCTTATTTTATTTTTATTGATGACATTCCTCAAAAAGGAAAAAGACTTAAAAGGTAAAATCGATTAA
- a CDS encoding ATP-dependent Clp protease adaptor ClpS, translating into MSTKEKIKEEVDILEQKAHQHEIVLHNDEVNTFDFVIEALISVCEHTLEQAEQCTMLVHYKGKCTVKSGTYKDLEPRCSKLLHLGLSAELV; encoded by the coding sequence ATGAGTACTAAAGAGAAAATTAAAGAAGAAGTTGACATATTAGAGCAAAAAGCACATCAACATGAAATAGTACTTCATAATGACGAAGTAAATACTTTTGATTTTGTGATAGAGGCTTTAATTAGCGTTTGTGAACATACTTTAGAGCAAGCTGAACAATGCACTATGTTAGTCCACTATAAAGGAAAATGCACAGTTAAATCTGGAACCTATAAAGATTTAGAGCCTCGATGTTCTAAATTATTACATTTAGGCTTATCTGCAGAACTCGTATAA
- a CDS encoding DUF1684 domain-containing protein has product MKKMTIAFTFFLILACNSKDKRPLMGKTVYQQELNASYKDASKSPLKKRDLKNFKGLDFFPVDSAFIVIANLTKTINAPTFEMATTTDRKPLYKEYGILKFNLKGKKCALKIYQSQDDLRDKKYKNHLFLPFTDDTSGEESYGGGRYMDVMTTNEKADGTIELNFNNTYNPYCAYNDKYSCPLTPRKNHLDVEVKAGIKVFEKDSY; this is encoded by the coding sequence ATGAAAAAAATGACTATTGCCTTTACTTTTTTTTTAATACTAGCCTGTAATTCAAAAGACAAACGTCCTTTAATGGGCAAAACGGTTTATCAACAAGAATTAAATGCAAGCTATAAAGACGCATCAAAATCACCCTTAAAAAAGAGAGATTTAAAAAATTTTAAAGGATTAGATTTTTTCCCTGTAGATTCTGCTTTTATCGTCATTGCAAACTTGACAAAAACAATAAATGCTCCTACTTTCGAAATGGCTACTACCACAGATAGAAAACCTTTGTATAAAGAATATGGTATTTTAAAGTTCAATTTAAAAGGAAAAAAATGTGCGCTAAAAATCTACCAAAGTCAAGATGATTTGCGTGACAAAAAATATAAAAATCATCTATTTTTACCCTTTACAGACGATACTTCTGGAGAAGAATCTTATGGCGGTGGCCGTTACATGGATGTGATGACTACAAATGAAAAAGCTGATGGCACAATTGAGCTGAATTTCAACAATACATATAATCCTTATTGTGCATATAATGATAAATATTCTTGTCCTTTAACACCAAGAAAAAATCATTTAGATGTTGAAGTAAAAGCTGGAATTAAAGTTTTTGAAAAAGATTCGTATTAA
- a CDS encoding DUF2007 domain-containing protein, whose amino-acid sequence MTTKHTKLFTGSNIIVNGLKNLLDVAQISYIIKDRFESARLGGFGENMDSVEVHVLDADVDKAKNIVEAYKEKINT is encoded by the coding sequence ATGACTACTAAGCATACAAAATTATTTACTGGATCTAACATTATTGTTAATGGTTTAAAAAACTTATTAGATGTAGCACAAATAAGTTATATTATTAAAGATCGCTTCGAATCGGCCAGATTAGGTGGTTTTGGAGAAAATATGGATTCTGTGGAAGTTCATGTGTTAGATGCCGATGTTGATAAAGCTAAAAATATAGTTGAGGCTTATAAAGAAAAAATAAACACATAA
- the prmA gene encoding 50S ribosomal protein L11 methyltransferase — MDNIYIEYNFKVIPKEPAAEILIAELGAVGFESFVENEDGVTAYIQKEEWNSNILDTIFVLNSDEFSIEYNQNEVEQTNWNAEWEKNFTPIEVDEIVSIRAPFHENPNLKYDIVIEPKMSFGTGHHETTHMMVQHLLQLDLNNKQTLDMGCGTGILAIFAEMKGAKPIDAIDIDNWCYENSIENVTRNNCHHISVFEGDSSLLINKKYDLIIANINRNILLMDMKVYANCLKEKGILLLSGFYEEDIPIIDAEVSKYNLKLENFIQRNNWVALKYNKL; from the coding sequence ATGGACAATATTTATATAGAATATAATTTTAAGGTAATTCCAAAAGAGCCCGCAGCAGAAATTTTAATTGCAGAATTAGGTGCTGTTGGTTTTGAGAGTTTTGTTGAAAATGAAGACGGAGTAACCGCGTATATCCAAAAAGAAGAATGGAATTCAAATATTCTGGATACTATTTTTGTTTTAAACTCTGATGAATTTTCAATTGAATATAATCAGAACGAAGTTGAACAAACAAATTGGAATGCAGAATGGGAAAAGAATTTTACACCTATTGAAGTGGATGAAATAGTGAGTATAAGAGCTCCTTTTCATGAAAATCCTAATTTAAAGTACGATATTGTTATTGAACCAAAAATGAGTTTTGGTACGGGACATCATGAAACTACGCACATGATGGTTCAACATTTATTACAATTAGATTTAAACAATAAGCAAACTTTAGACATGGGATGTGGAACTGGAATATTAGCCATTTTTGCTGAAATGAAAGGTGCGAAACCAATTGATGCTATTGATATTGATAATTGGTGTTATGAAAATTCTATAGAAAATGTTACCCGAAATAATTGTCATCATATTTCCGTTTTTGAAGGAGATTCATCCCTTTTAATCAATAAAAAGTACGATCTTATTATTGCTAATATCAATAGAAATATTTTATTGATGGATATGAAAGTGTACGCAAACTGTTTAAAGGAAAAAGGTATACTTTTATTAAGTGGATTTTATGAAGAAGATATTCCGATCATTGATGCTGAGGTTTCTAAATATAATTTAAAATTAGAAAATTTTATACAACGAAATAATTGGGTTGCATTAAAATACAATAAATTGTAA
- a CDS encoding SMP-30/gluconolactonase/LRE family protein, translating to MNFKKRILSATLILALLFLANIFISTGYFRPIENNFDGKILQKIKIAGAEDITISQKDSFAIISSTARDKIPNTAQEFGGLYYIDLKTDNFKPIHLTEDFKKPFAPHGISMFQKKGRTTIAAINHTIDGEFIEIFTLVNEQLTHIKTLKHEKIYSPNDIVLLDDHKFYFTNDHKYKDGIMRLLEDYLGLSISNVMYFDGKNYRQVADRIAYANGINFDTKRNLIFVASPRKFLVKVYQKNKDGNLTYIEDINCKTGVDNIEFDFENNLWIGAHPNLLHFNAYAKGNKETSPSEIIKIKYVKKGEYAIEQVYMEDGTNMSASTVAAPFNNLIITGSVLDNLFLILKRNPK from the coding sequence ATGAATTTCAAAAAAAGAATTTTATCTGCAACTCTTATTCTAGCACTTCTTTTTTTAGCTAATATTTTTATATCTACAGGATATTTTAGGCCTATAGAAAATAATTTTGATGGAAAGATTCTTCAAAAAATAAAGATTGCTGGAGCAGAAGATATTACTATTAGTCAAAAAGATAGTTTTGCTATTATTTCATCAACCGCAAGAGATAAAATACCTAATACGGCACAAGAGTTTGGCGGCTTGTATTATATCGATTTAAAAACGGACAATTTTAAACCTATCCATTTAACTGAAGATTTTAAAAAACCTTTTGCTCCGCACGGAATTTCAATGTTTCAAAAAAAAGGTAGGACTACAATTGCTGCTATCAATCATACCATCGATGGCGAATTTATTGAAATTTTCACCTTGGTTAATGAACAATTAACACATATAAAAACATTGAAACACGAAAAAATATACAGTCCAAATGATATTGTTTTATTAGATGATCATAAATTTTATTTCACAAACGACCATAAATACAAAGATGGAATTATGCGCTTATTAGAGGATTATTTAGGCCTTTCAATTTCTAATGTCATGTATTTTGATGGCAAAAATTACAGACAAGTTGCTGATAGAATTGCTTATGCAAATGGCATTAATTTCGACACAAAACGTAATCTTATTTTTGTTGCTTCACCAAGAAAGTTTTTAGTAAAAGTGTATCAAAAAAATAAAGATGGAAATCTGACTTATATAGAAGATATTAATTGTAAAACTGGGGTAGATAATATTGAATTTGATTTTGAAAATAATTTATGGATTGGAGCACATCCTAATTTATTACATTTTAATGCCTACGCAAAAGGAAATAAAGAAACTTCTCCATCAGAAATTATTAAAATAAAATACGTTAAAAAAGGAGAGTATGCTATAGAACAAGTTTATATGGAAGACGGTACTAATATGTCTGCCTCCACAGTTGCTGCTCCCTTTAATAATTTAATTATAACAGGGAGTGTTCTGGATAACCTTTTTCTGATTTTAAAAAGAAATCCCAAGTAA